The following proteins are encoded in a genomic region of Micromonospora olivasterospora:
- a CDS encoding nitroreductase family protein: MEFAEVVRRRRMVRNYDPDRPVPPDVVERLLDHAVRAPSAGFAQGWGFLVLEEPDDRERFWAAATPDGGGRDRWLAGMRRAPLIVVPHSNRSAYLDRYAEPDKGWTDRSTERWPVPYWHIDTGFAALLMLLTAVDEGLGACFFGIPPQRTGAYREAFGVPAEYEPIGAVTVGYRAPDHRSPSLRRGRRTLDEVVHRGRWS, from the coding sequence ATGGAGTTCGCCGAGGTGGTCCGGCGTCGCCGGATGGTCCGCAACTACGACCCGGACCGCCCGGTCCCGCCGGACGTGGTGGAGCGCCTGCTCGACCACGCGGTCCGGGCCCCGTCGGCCGGGTTCGCCCAGGGCTGGGGGTTCCTGGTGCTGGAGGAGCCGGACGACCGGGAGCGGTTCTGGGCGGCGGCCACGCCGGACGGCGGCGGGCGGGACCGCTGGCTGGCCGGGATGCGCCGGGCGCCGCTGATCGTCGTCCCGCACTCGAACCGGTCGGCGTACCTGGACCGGTACGCCGAGCCGGACAAGGGCTGGACGGACCGGTCGACGGAGCGTTGGCCGGTGCCGTACTGGCACATCGACACGGGGTTCGCCGCCCTGCTCATGCTGCTCACCGCCGTGGACGAGGGGCTGGGCGCCTGCTTCTTCGGCATCCCCCCGCAGCGCACCGGGGCGTACCGGGAGGCGTTCGGGGTGCCGGCGGAGTACGAGCCGATCGGCGCGGTCACCGTCGGCTACCGGGCGCCGGACCACCGGTCGCCGTCGCTGCGGCGGGGGCGCCGCACGCTCGACGAGGTGGTCCACCGGGGCCGGTGGAGCTGA
- a CDS encoding type II toxin-antitoxin system VapB family antitoxin: MIFRAVRDGRPYPEHNLTLKQWAEIPPRPLRLDQLITTKRELALDKLLAEDSTFYGDLFPHVVQWNGGLYLEDGLHRALRAALQQRNQIHARVLVLAGQHE; encoded by the coding sequence GTGATCTTCAGAGCGGTCCGGGACGGGCGTCCCTACCCGGAGCACAATCTGACGCTCAAGCAGTGGGCCGAGATCCCGCCGCGCCCGCTGCGGCTGGATCAGTTGATCACCACGAAGCGCGAGTTGGCGCTGGACAAGCTCCTCGCCGAGGACTCCACGTTCTACGGCGACCTGTTCCCGCACGTGGTGCAGTGGAACGGCGGGCTGTACCTGGAGGACGGGCTGCACCGCGCGCTGCGCGCCGCCCTCCAGCAGCGCAACCAGATCCACGCCCGGGTGCTGGTGCTCGCCGGCCAGCACGAGTGA
- a CDS encoding aldose 1-epimerase family protein — translation MENAATRPPSGEQWSIAAAGHEAVIVEVGGGLRAYRHDGVDYLDGYGVDELCPGGAGQVLAPWPNRIRDGAYEFGGRPLRLTLTEPTRHNAIHGLVNWVPWRLVERSDDSVTVGYDLPPHPGYPWALRLLTRWSVGPGGLRVEPEATNVGPEPCPFGWSTHPYLRLPGVAVDDLRLRVPGRSRVLVDGRLLPIGIAPVAGTECDYTTPRRIGPAVLDTAFGDVIRDADGGSSVTLTAPDDSAAVRVWADPAFGWWQVFTGDTLDGERHRRSVAVEPMTCPPDAFRSGRDVITLEPGQTWRGAWGIRPGA, via the coding sequence ATGGAGAACGCCGCGACCCGTCCGCCGTCAGGTGAACAGTGGAGCATCGCCGCCGCCGGCCACGAGGCCGTGATCGTCGAGGTGGGGGGCGGCCTGCGGGCCTACCGGCACGACGGCGTCGACTACCTCGACGGGTACGGCGTCGACGAGCTGTGCCCCGGCGGGGCCGGGCAGGTGCTGGCGCCCTGGCCGAACCGGATCCGGGACGGGGCGTACGAGTTCGGGGGCCGCCCGTTGCGGCTCACCCTGACCGAGCCGACCCGGCACAACGCCATCCACGGCCTGGTCAACTGGGTGCCGTGGCGCCTCGTCGAGCGGTCCGACGACTCCGTCACCGTCGGGTACGACCTGCCGCCGCACCCCGGCTACCCCTGGGCGCTGCGGCTGCTCACCCGGTGGAGCGTGGGGCCCGGCGGCCTGCGCGTCGAGCCGGAGGCCACCAACGTCGGCCCCGAGCCGTGCCCGTTCGGCTGGTCCACGCACCCGTACCTGCGCCTGCCCGGGGTGGCGGTCGACGACCTCCGCCTGCGCGTGCCGGGCCGGAGCCGGGTGCTGGTGGACGGCCGGCTGCTCCCGATCGGGATCGCGCCGGTCGCCGGCACCGAGTGCGACTACACCACGCCGCGGCGCATCGGCCCCGCAGTGCTCGACACCGCGTTCGGCGACGTGATCCGCGACGCCGACGGCGGTTCGTCGGTCACCCTGACCGCCCCGGACGACTCGGCGGCCGTACGGGTCTGGGCCGACCCGGCGTTCGGCTGGTGGCAGGTCTTCACCGGCGACACCCTCGACGGCGAGCGGCACCGCCGCTCCGTGGCCGTCGAGCCGATGACCTGCCCGCCGGACGCGTTCCGCTCCGGCCGGGACGTGATCACGCTGGAGCCCGGGCAGACCTGGCGGGGTGCCTGGGGCATCCGGCCCGGCGCCTGA